The sequence ACCACCGTTCGCCATTCATACGGCCAAAATCACGTCGTCGATGGGAACATTTCTATGGAGAGGAATAGTCGCCCGCGTTCCCATAATGCAACTTGTCCGGAAGAAGGAGCACGGTGGCTTAGGCCTGGCAGTTCCGGCGCTGAAAGCGAAGAGTCTAGCAATAAATAGACATATTAATAAGATCGATTCCATTCCTCACTACAAATCCCTTATTTTCCACGCTACTCCTCGCCCAGTAACTCCAATGGACAATCCCGACATCAAACAAATCCTTTCAAATTTATCCCACATTCCCCGCCAAATCCTACAAAACCCCTCCGCCGATCAAATCCACCAGTACCTAGTACTGCAAACCGAGCTGCCAAAGGTAGAACGCAACAGTCCGGCAGTTGACTGGCCACGCGCGTGGCGCAACATATGCGTGAAAGAGCTCTCATCAGCACAACGAACACAACTCTACCTTTTCGTGAACGGAAAAACTGAGCACCGCAAACTGCTGTATGTGATGCAACTAGCAGCCGACGAAAACTCCAACACTGTGGCAATCTTGAAACGCTTCAGCATAAATTCTCTTCCTGCGCTCGTGTCGGcagggttgccacatatacatattattctgtattttacagatttttggggTAGAGCGGTGACCAagaatctgtatatacagatatacagattttcagctaaattacagattttacagatttccTGAAGAGTTAAGTACTTATATAAATAATTACTATTAGTAAATATTTGTTTTCTATGAGGTTTGAGGCTTATAAATATTCTTCGCCAAACTGATCTTATTGAAGGCTATTCTCAAATTAGCAAAATCTTAATTTGAAGAGACAGAACATGTTGACTCTAgttttactttttattaacAGTTCATGCGaatcaatgattttgaaaccagatTATGCACCGTAAAAATGTTCAGACTATCTTTGATTACAGGGGTCTCAGAAAAAGCTCAAGCAATAATTAAAGAAAATCAGATCTAGCCTTTTTCACATATCCAGAAACAATTATTCAGTAGTTCTGTTTAGTGAGTTTAGTGTGACTAAGCAATGTGGTTTGTCCACTAAAGCTGTTGCGTATATGGCTACAACAGTTAATGACGGACTTTTGACAGATTCTATTCACATATTGTTGAATTTACAtctttttcaaaacaaagtttACTCAAAAACCTTTTTGATTGGGTTTAGATGGATACAGATTTTCGATACAGATTTTTTGGCTTGAGATACAGATATGAAGATTTCTTGGAGAAAATATATagatttaaatgtggcaaccctgcGTGTCGGCCCGGCATGGACGGTCCTGCAGCAGAAGCTGGCGGAAGTAATGGGTGGATGGAGACGACTATCATTCGATGACCTCGCGAGGCCTGCTCTGCCAGGTATTCGGAAGACAACTCgagtaaaaattctgaaaattacatctgcttcattataaaatgtaatggTATAATTGATGTTAACGTTTTGGAGTTTGAATTAAcattagatttttgaaattgcAACAACATTATAAATACTAACACTGTTTGACAaaataaactgaattttaaaccaaaaaaaaaaaaaaaataccactgctgataccggaactATGTGATTTTCTTGAAGTCTTGAAGTCTTCTTCATCATTGGTCGTCTCGAAAGACGTAGATAAGAGAATTGGGCCGCTTTCACTCGCCAGCccgcaaaacattagtaagtaattaatcttactacaaagacaaaaatacagttCTTATAATTCTGCCTTATTAATGGTTATCGCACATGCATATCTGCTATTTAACCTAACTAAAAACATatcctcaatacttaataaaataaaacgatAACAGTatatagtttctattattgtccatatatacctactattcaatctaggattccaaatcggataaattaattCATTCTCCAACCAAAAGGTAATCCTCAACGCTTTGGCCGTCAATAGTCCTCACAATATAACCCTGGAGATTATAACTTGTTCAATCCTACATCCGTCtatattaaaactcaatcctAACTGCCCCGAAACCGCCCTCAACACACAACCGCCCCGAGCACAGCCACTACATGCGACCCACAGGACCCCAACCAAGGACGGCCCACACTATATACCATTACAACGCAGAGCCTACACCCTCTCCTGGGCTGTGTGACGCTCAAAACATGCTCCTAACATTTGATgcctaaaaaaacaaaaataattcaaataattacactaaatcttACACTCTGAGCGATCCCGGCTGACATCCGCGTTAAACAATGTGTTCCATGAGTGCTGATCACTCATAATAATGCACCGAATCGGGGAAAAATGCAATgtaacgcagagtttaaaccctctcttgcgctaagtaatgctgaaaacctaaCTTTTAGAAATTTGATTCGTAGAAACAAATTACCTATACTGAAATTGTTGCgtggcaaaataagttatactattagctaatttagttaaaccctgactaccccacattatactggcccgtttggagtcatccagtggcacttggtcttaacattcgttttctttttaaattctacaaCATTTCATCACGCGCTTACCCCCCATATTAGTCATATGTACaacgaatgcttgactattactatactaagtatagtaaaagaccggaagtaatcatggggccagccaccaccaaaatccgtacagctatttcttaactaaatatttaaattgaaacggtctgattgactaaactaccactgtaaatagttcgatacgcacctagagaagcgatcccttcgatttgtattccgcttatcttatgtaatgatttgcaattagaaattaaaacacagttacttttggtgcaattatgctctacccgaaaacaaaatggcggcacaaactccgcgtttggtgggtggtgatttgtttttgatgtttgttgttttaatttcgaagccttctttcaattctatgccctaaaagcttactgtcaagtatctgaacaggataagattaattattcctacataggggtaacggctcaaaccttggcccattatgctacggttgagcacatttatcgttataaatcttcatatattgcatttcctaCCAGAATTATTCCTCCAGCcagcttgcttacatttggttttgacgccatatagcaaaaaacgacgatgaatgtccgcaatatctcatttaaaccagcgaaagtctcgagagaaatggacaaaagttcggcatccttgtccctatcaggtggataatttttcagcccacttgggacgagtgagtgttgatttcgaacatacgagagataaagatgggttgctgtttatagtaccagtcattttgcttgcgttagataaaggcagcatgcaaacaaatagagaaaatcaaatcatcttattgagcgtgaattctaattggttgcatgtaaaatactacaaCACTGACTGTGAGAGTGCGTTTcagattcccccaatagcacgcttaccaaggacatgctaacgaaaatactattatatgaatcgtttatttcccaaatatttaccatatttgcaagtgtagaagtttaaaaaaatgaaaactgtattaaaaactgcacttgcaaaaaggctacatgttctagccctcatgttgtaccttcaaacaaattgcatatgttaattattggctgccgcataattttgagatttactgctagttgaaaccatggcagttgtgttgctctcgctcttGCGATACTCTCCAAgactttttttccaaaacgtaaacaacgctttaggtggggatgatgcataacgcactactaaagaaagtcatttgtaaaacttattctaggcaattccttgctttgtactgtgcataaacagttataactgtgccaactacctgatattattacacaattattcataaataaaattattggatgcttgtttttaactctgcctgcattgaagatgtatgattggtacgtgcgtttgattccactcctctctatatcgatcagctgttgtgaatcctctcaaaactctcacgtgtttcaacttcccgagttgagagaatactttttcggtatcattttacagatcaaaatactttttgcaagcaataataaatctaaattatgatgaaggtatttgtcaaataatttgacttgaaattattcacatgaaattacgttgaaagtttatctaatgaaacatacgatccattgtatctttcctCTTTCATCtgagaaaatgtttgtaggattcaaaggaaagatgataaaactaaatattcttacactaattgaatcatttatttgcgaaattatgaagaaaatggtgtatcgaaccacgaaaggttgatgcttgaatcgtaTTTGGAAGCcataaggtaggcaattatttttggtatgttctgcgaatgaaagcgattatatcgtgattcgagaaaagcatcatgagggcccatttACAAACTACATGATGTTTCAGGTTGTGGGagggtacttgtctgagcgttaaggactttataaatttcagaatcctaccatacatgaagcattactagaggcttggtgtgtgttgagtttagcgttatgtaatttgcgaatgaaactcaaccgctgagtggattaacctgttttaacaaaaattcttagcaacctaatcgcaagcatcggatattctatctgcagctttcggttattttctccagtacgggttattggtgagaatgttttgatttcagagtttcacctatactaacgtagtgctacaaatcgaaagcacatgccaccatttggctacgggtgcccccagtattgtccaaaaaagttttgtttaattatgtcgctatactaatggaaattgtgaaataaaaatgatagctgacatagtgtggttgttatccattcatctggtGTGCGAAAGtaggtatgttcattcagaaaactcttattgggcaaaagaaaaactctagtacagccagcctgcataagtcaacgaaacatggctgctaaaaaaccgagtcaaaatgatttttcacgcaagataaaTGCTTGTAATAGTTTgagaagtgtataaatctagagttatgaagcagatatatgtttgatacacttttctatagaagcagtggttaatatctccctacaaatcgatgtattatcgctgaaatattgattaatttgcgtgatgagccaatgttacatccagggccaacattaccgccggttaccctaaATTACCTTTAAGTGCTTCAACCTcctttaatttgttgatatctcatgaggtggacggatttcggtcctgtacggatttcggtcccgcacggtgtCTAGATAATTCTATTGGACTAGACATTTAGAGTTGCTCTAAGATACGACAGTTGAATAAAGAACATGGAACGATAAACACGTGTTAATGTTTCATTCCATAACATTTGGCGACGAGTTTGGTGTTTTCGCGACGAACTCTTGAAAATACGAAAGTACCGTTATCGCGATAATCCGTACGAACGGTAGTAATTCCGGTAAGCGGGTGACGGGAAAATAAAAACGCGTACGTGGAGTTAAAACACAAGGCGAAAGTGGACTCTAACCTAAAAAAAACATGAGTAACAACAACGTTGCCCCTTTCACAATTGGTGAAGGTGGACTGCTTGGAAGCGGTCGTTTGAGCTATATATGTTATGTAACCCGACGGCGGATACGAACAAGAAGAAGGCACTACTTTTGCACAACGCTGGGCTGGAGGTACAGGAAGTCTACTTTGATGATCCGAATCGCGAGGCAGCAGTACCGGCGACGTCGGATGCATACAAGGAAACAATAAAACTACTCGACAAGCATTTTAAACCGATTGTATCGATTCCGCACGAACGGGCTCTGTTCAGGAAAATGGCCCAGAAAGATGGAGAAAGCATCATTAAATTTAGCAGACGACTTCGACATCACGGCGGAGTGTGCGATTATGGAAATGCCCTTGAACTGCGAATTACGGAACAGATCTATGATGGAACTTCTTCGAACGCCTTGCGAGAAGCGATTCTTAAGAAAAGATTGGTAGAGTTGAACGATATCTTGGAAGAAGGCAGAGTTTTGGAAACCATCGATCATAGTCATCCTGGTTTAGCTGCAATGGAAGAGCAAGTCGATGTAAATCGCGTTAGAAGTGGACAAAAGCAGTGCTTCCGGTGTGGATCGTTTAGTCACTATGCAAATGACAAAAAGTGTCCAGCACGAAAGAAAACTTGCGACAAGTGCGGTATAATCGGACATTATAAGAagttttgcaaaacaaaaagtACTACatccaagaagaagaaggttcgACAAGTGGACGACACAGATGACAGCGACGATGTTGCCGAACCAGAGGTGGATAGTGACGACAGCACGGACAGCGATATCCAGCACATTTTCTCTGCCACACTGGTACACTCGTCAGGAAGCGACAGTGTTCATCCGGTTTTCACATTTGGCGATAAGTATAATACAAAAATACCGTGCATAGTGGGCGGAGTGAAAATCCAGTGGATTATCGATTCTGGCGCCTCTGTCAATGTTATCGGTGAAAAAACCTGGAAGAAGCTCAAGAAACAAAACTGCAAAGTAAGCTACGAAAGCGACGAACCTAGGAAAAAGCTACTGGCATATGGAAACCACCGGCTTCTAGTGAAAGGAGTGTTTAAAACCGACATCAATCATGGTTCGTCTACAGTTCATCGAGAAATCTATGTGGTGGAAGGCAATGGAACTAATCTACTGGGAAAGACAACATCAATTGATCTTGGAGTGCTACAAATCAAGCAAGAGGTGATGCAAATTAGCGACAAAATTCCCCAGATACACATGGCAACAATCGGCAAAGCGAAGGATGTTCTCGTAACCATTAACGTTGATCGAAGCGTTCACCCAATTCAACAAGCCTGTCGCAGATTACCGATTCCATTACAACAAACAGTTGAAGAAGAACTGAAGAAGTTATTAGACCAAGATATTATTGAACCGGCATCTAACAAAATCACGTGGGCTTCGCCTCTAGTGGTGACACCAAAGGATGGAGGGAGGCGAGTGAGACTATGCGTCGATATGCGGAAAGCGAATAGTGCGATTATTCCTCAACGGCACCCATTGCCTACGTTTGATGAGATAATGCCCCATCTCGATGGCTGCAAAGTGTTTTCGAAGGTGGACCTAAATCAAGCCTTTCATCAACTAGAGTTACATCCTGATTCTCGCGATATAACTACATTTGTTACACCGAAAGCCTATTACCGGTTCAAACGTTTAATGTTTGGCATGAACTGTTCTGCCGAAATATTTCAACGCGAGTTGGAACGCATACTGAAAGGCTTGGATGGAATAAGGCATTTCATCGATGATGTGCTGGTATTTGGACGAAATAAAGCAGAACACGATAGGCGGTTGAGCGCACTACTGAAGCGACTCGAGGAATACGGTCTCACAATAAACATGTCAAAATGTCAGTTCGGACGTTCATCAGTAACTTTTATGGAACATGAGCTGCAAGAAAATGGTATACTACCCGCACACGGAAAACTAGCTACTATTAAATCGTTCCGACACCCGGAGTCAGCCGAAGAAGTTAGGAGTTTTCTGGGACTGGCGAATTACGTGGGTAAGTTTATACCTAAACTAGCGAGCATCAGTACCCCACTGCGAGAGATGATCCAGGATGGTGCTCGGTTTCGCTGGACGGATGACACTCAAAAAGCATTCGACGCGATTAAGGCAGCTCTCTCAAACCCCCAACATTTGGGATATTACAACCCTGAAAGTGACACAACGCTAATCGTAGATGCTAGTGCCACTGGACTCGGAGCGGTACTCCTACAAACGGATCGAGACAGGTCCAGAATTATAAGCTACGCCAGCAAAAGCCTATCTAAAACAGAACGAAAATATTCAGCATTAGATAAGGAAGCTATGGCAATATATTGGGGAGTTGGACGTTTTGACATGTATTTGCGTGgaaaatttttcaccattttgACAGACCACAAGCCGTTGCTGAACATTTTCGACAAGGATTCTTCGCCAAACGCTCGTCAGCAGCGATGGATATTGCAGCTACAAGGATATCGATTCAAACTGCTACACGTGCCAGGGAAGAAGTATATAGCCGATCCACTTTCAAGGTTGGCTCAAACGGTAGTAGTTAGCAGCTGCGACAAGGACTGTGAAAAAGATCTGTGTGCAATCATCGAAAGCACCTTACCACAAACTGTAACCATGTCGGAACTAATCCGGCAATCTGAAGCGGACGAAGAAATACAAAGGATTCACAGTGCAATTAGGATCAGCGAGTGGACTTCAGAACTCAAACGATATCAACCATTCCAGAGCGCTTTTTGTTCGGTGGGTCAAGTGGTATTGCGGAATAACAAAATCGTAGTTCCGTTTGAGTTACGTAAACAGGTTTTGGATTTAGCGCACACCGGACACCCTGGAAGCAGCAAAATGAAGCGGAGATTACGCGCCGCTCTCTGGTGGCCAGGTATTGATGCCGAGGTAGAGCAGAAGTGTAAAAACTGTTTGGAATGTCAGGCTGTTGGGAAACAAATCAATCCAGAACCGTTGATAATTCGTGAAATGCCAACCAAAGCGTGGAGTCATCTTTGTGCCGATTTCCTCGGTCCACTACCCAATGGAAAGTTTATATTCGTAATGGTGGATTTTTATAGTAGATATGTGGTTGTCGAAATAATGACGAAAATCACGTCTGCTGCTGTTATCCAGCGTCTAGAGCAAATATTCACTCGATTGGGTCTACCAGATGTTCTAAAAACAGATAACGCGGCAAACTTCTGCAGTCAAGAGTTCAGAGACTACTGTACAGACAACGGCATAAAACTTACTCATACGACCCCGTATTGGCCGGCTGCAAACGGAGAAGTCGAGAGGTAGAACCGGTCACTACTAAAGATTCTCAAGATTTCACAACTGACCGGAGCTGATATGAATAAAGATTTGCAAGATTACATCTATATGTACACGGTGACGCCGCACACGGTGACCGGTGTCTCTCCTGCTGAGCTCATGTTTGGGAGAAGATTCCGCGATAAATTCCCTCATATTGGCGAAGAAGAGCTGGTAGAGGACGAAGTGAAGGACAGGGATTGGATTAATGAATACAACAGCAAACTATACCGGGACGTCAAGGTACGTGCCAGAGAATCCGATATTCAAATCGGTGATGATGTTATTCTGAAAAACCAGCACCGTGATAACAAGCTGGCGCCGAATTTCATTCCAAGTCCGGCCGTAGTTTTGGGGAAAAAAGGAAACAGCTACTTAGTACAAACGGAAGCTGGAACTATTCTTCGACGAAACTATTCACACCTTAAGCCTATTCAACGTAATATTGCGACTACAAGTCATCAACCAGGAAATGATACTATCGATGATTCAGCGGTCAGCGAACCAGTACACGATCGGGACCAACGACAACATTCTCCATCACCGGGTCCCAGCACGGAGGTAACAGAAGAACCACCGACAACGCGCCCTAAACGAAATATTATACTTCCTAAGAAATACTACGATTATCAGgttgattttaatttaaaataaatttaaaggtTTCATTGTTACTTTTGATTTTATGTTTGTAATCAGTTAAATGAATTCAGAGAAAGGGAGGAGATGTTGTATCTAGATAATTCTATTGGACTAGACATGTAGAGTTGCTCTAAGATACGACAGTTGAATAAAGAACATGGAACGATAAACACGTGTTAATGTTTCATTCCATAACACATTatacgacccgctcaaacgtcataatttcttgggtgAGCTAATTTTGCATTAGTCTATGTATGCATCCCCTGCGGCGCCTTCCCCGCCGTCAAAACAAAAGGTAAGCAACCTGATAGAAAACGCTACTCCCTCACTGCTTCTTCTTGGGGACATGAACGCTCACCATCCCATGTGGGAAGGGTCAAGGGCCGACCCTCGAGGCTCCGCTCTAGCTGAAGCGTTTCATGATCTCGTCACCCTCAATGACGGGGCTCCCACCTTCTTCAACGGGCACTCTGCCACTACCATTGATGTTTCCGCGGTAAGTAGATCCATTCTGCCGCGCTTCTCCTGGAAAGCCGGCACTGATCTGTATGGTGCTAACCACTACCCGGTGCAGATCTTCACCAACACTCCCCCTCCTGTGAACATCAAGCGACGCCACTGGAAATACGGTGAAGCGGACTGGAAGGAGTACGAGCGCGCCATGTCGATCGCCTGCGCGGACCAACCTCCCTCGTCCATCTCAAATTTCACCAGCATGATCCTCGATGCTGCTCAGCAAGCCATTCCTCGATTTAGTGACCGTGCGTTTATTGTTGAGCGAGCTTTTATCGAGTTTATTATTTCTCTCAGACGATTTGCAAACGCGTCGTTTAcagcgtccttatcatcatctgTGCTTCCAAAGTGTGGggtatggacgttgattatgctgaagttgaagaaccgacttttgatcc comes from Armigeres subalbatus isolate Guangzhou_Male chromosome 2, GZ_Asu_2, whole genome shotgun sequence and encodes:
- the LOC134210419 gene encoding uncharacterized protein K02A2.6-like, which codes for MLCNPTADTNKKKALLLHNAGLEVQEVYFDDPNREAAVPATSDAYKETIKLLDKHFKPIVSIPHERALFRKMAQKDGESIIKFSRRLRHHGGVCDYGNALELRITEQIYDGTSSNALREAILKKRLVELNDILEEGRVLETIDHSHPGLAAMEEQVDVNRVRSGQKQCFRCGSFSHYANDKKCPARKKTCDKCGIIGHYKKFCKTKSTTSKKKKVRQVDDTDDSDDVAEPEVDSDDSTDSDIQHIFSATLVHSSGSDSVHPVFTFGDKYNTKIPCIVGGVKIQWIIDSGASVNVIGEKTWKKLKKQNCKVSYESDEPRKKLLAYGNHRLLVKGVFKTDINHGSSTVHREIYVVEGNGTNLLGKTTSIDLGVLQIKQEVMQISDKIPQIHMATIGKAKDVLVTINVDRSVHPIQQACRRLPIPLQQTVEEELKKLLDQDIIEPASNKITWASPLVVTPKDGGRRVRLCVDMRKANSAIIPQRHPLPTFDEIMPHLDGCKVFSKVDLNQAFHQLELHPDSRDITTFVTPKAYYRFKRLMFGMNCSAEIFQRELERILKGLDGIRHFIDDVLVFGRNKAEHDRRLSALLKRLEEYGLTINMSKCQFGRSSVTFMEHELQENGILPAHGKLATIKSFRHPESAEEVRSFLGLANYVGKFIPKLASISTPLREMIQDGARFRWTDDTQKAFDAIKAALSNPQHLGYYNPESDTTLIVDASATGLGAVLLQTDRDRSRIISYASKSLSKTERKYSALDKEAMAIYWGVGRFDMYLRGKFFTILTDHKPLLNIFDKDSSPNARQQRWILQLQGYRFKLLHVPGKKYIADPLSRLAQTVVVSSCDKDCEKDLCAIIESTLPQTVTMSELIRQSEADEEIQRIHSAIRISEWTSELKRYQPFQSAFCSVGQVVLRNNKIVVPFELRKQVLDLAHTGHPGSSKMKRRLRAALWWPGIDAEVEQKCKNCLECQAVGKQINPEPLIIREMPTKAWSHLCADFLGPLPNGKFIFVMVDFYSRYVVVEIMTKITSAAVIQRLEQIFTRLGLPDVLKTDNAANFCSQEFRDYCTDNGIKLTHTTPYWPAANGEVER